One part of the Actinomycetota bacterium genome encodes these proteins:
- the nusB gene encoding transcription antitermination factor NusB — translation MSAGPLGSRRQARERALSLLYEAEAKSCKPAEVLAELPVEPEPFAAELVRGVGDHQAEVDDYIRRFARDWSLERMPTVDRTLLRMGVYELLHRPDVPTGAVISEAVELAQRYSTDESGRFVNGMLGRIAEEVRGEAGAPR, via the coding sequence GTGAGCGCGGGGCCGCTGGGCAGCCGGCGTCAGGCGCGGGAGCGGGCGCTGTCGCTCCTCTACGAGGCGGAGGCCAAGAGCTGCAAGCCGGCCGAGGTGCTGGCCGAGCTGCCGGTCGAGCCCGAGCCTTTCGCGGCCGAGCTGGTGCGTGGGGTGGGCGACCATCAGGCGGAGGTCGACGACTACATCCGTCGCTTCGCCCGCGACTGGTCGCTCGAGCGCATGCCGACGGTCGACCGCACCCTCCTCCGGATGGGCGTCTACGAGCTGCTCCACCGGCCCGACGTGCCCACCGGCGCCGTGATCTCCGAGGCGGTCGAGCTGGCCCAGCGCTACTCCACCGACGAGTCGGGCCGCTTCGTGAACGGCATGCTCGGCCGCATCGCGGAAGAGGTGCGGGGCGAGGCGGGAGCGCCGCGCTAA
- the pyrR gene encoding bifunctional pyr operon transcriptional regulator/uracil phosphoribosyltransferase PyrR: MGPDDLRRAVTRIAHEVVEHNHGLEHVIVIGLQTGGVPLASRLAEVLRDIEGTEVPVGRLDVALHRDDIGIRPVMPEAPTDIPFDLTGEVVVLVDDVLFTGRTVRAALDALNYYGRPRSVQLAVMVDRGHRELPIRPDYVGKNLPTRRDEMVSVTRDGVELGEVRRTR; this comes from the coding sequence ATGGGCCCCGACGACCTGCGTCGGGCCGTCACCCGCATCGCCCACGAGGTCGTCGAGCACAACCACGGGCTCGAGCACGTCATCGTCATCGGCCTGCAGACCGGCGGCGTGCCGCTGGCGAGCCGGCTGGCGGAGGTGCTGCGCGACATCGAAGGCACCGAGGTGCCCGTGGGCCGGCTCGACGTCGCCCTCCACCGCGACGACATCGGGATCCGCCCGGTCATGCCGGAGGCGCCCACCGACATCCCCTTCGACCTCACCGGCGAGGTGGTGGTGCTGGTCGACGACGTGTTGTTCACCGGGCGCACGGTGCGGGCCGCGCTCGACGCCCTGAACTACTACGGCCGGCCCCGCTCGGTGCAGCTGGCGGTCATGGTCGACCGGGGCCACCGCGAGCTGCCGATCCGTCCCGACTACGTGGGCAAGAACCTGCCGACGCGTCGCGACGAGATGGTGAGCGTCACCCGCGACGGCGTGGAGCTGGGCGAGGTGCGGCGGACCCGATGA
- a CDS encoding 3-dehydroquinate dehydratase yields the protein MVLLLSGPNLNLLGEREPEVYGTETLDDHVRTARTTAADHGLELEHVQSNHEGELVDAVQRARGRCAAIIVNAAALTHYGWSLHDALASFDGIVVELHLSNPNAREPWRNISVIAPVATGCIVGFRGQGYALAVEAVARLLK from the coding sequence GTGGTCCTGCTGCTCTCCGGTCCCAACCTGAACCTGTTGGGGGAGCGGGAGCCCGAGGTCTACGGCACCGAGACGCTCGACGACCACGTGCGCACGGCGCGCACGACGGCGGCCGACCACGGGCTCGAGCTCGAGCACGTGCAGTCGAACCACGAGGGCGAGTTGGTGGACGCGGTGCAGCGGGCGCGGGGTCGGTGCGCCGCAATCATCGTCAATGCGGCGGCGCTGACGCACTACGGGTGGTCCCTGCACGACGCGCTGGCCAGCTTCGACGGGATCGTGGTCGAGCTGCACCTCTCGAACCCCAACGCGCGCGAGCCGTGGCGGAACATCTCGGTGATCGCCCCCGTGGCCACCGGGTGCATCGTGGGCTTCCGAGGGCAGGGTTACGCGCTGGCGGTCGAGGCGGTGGCAAGGTTGCTGAAGTGA
- a CDS encoding dihydroorotase has protein sequence MAVVRDLVVRGGTVVDATGTRRADVLVRAGHIVAVADDIDPPARAEVLDASGCTVAPGLVDLHAHLRQPGREEAETVDTGARAAALGGYTAVVAMPNTDPAIDCAAVVREVLDLGSTAACDVHVAGAITVGRAGQRLAPLAEMAALGVRLFTDDGAGVQDSRLMRRALEYASALDITLAQHCEDAALASGGHMHEGEWSSHLGIPGVPAEAEELMVLRDIALARLTGTRMHFLHLSVAAALDAVRAAKGAGLPVTAEAAPHHFTLDDSVVASYDPVFKVNPPLRPTADVEAVRVALGDGTLDAIATDHAPHTQEDKEAPFDEAPPGMLGLETALALALTELSLPLERVLALLSWQPARIAGLEAEHGGPVAEGRPAHLCVIDPATVWVVEPEKLASRSRNTPYGGRKLTGRVRHTVLGGEAVVIDGQAQR, from the coding sequence TTGGCCGTGGTGCGTGACCTCGTCGTCCGCGGCGGCACGGTGGTCGACGCCACCGGCACGCGGCGCGCCGACGTGCTCGTGCGCGCCGGACACATCGTCGCCGTGGCCGACGACATCGACCCGCCGGCGCGTGCCGAGGTGCTCGACGCGTCGGGCTGCACGGTCGCGCCCGGCCTCGTCGACCTGCACGCGCATCTCCGTCAACCCGGCCGTGAAGAGGCGGAGACAGTCGACACCGGCGCCCGCGCCGCCGCGCTCGGGGGCTACACGGCCGTCGTCGCGATGCCCAACACCGACCCGGCCATCGACTGCGCAGCCGTCGTCCGCGAGGTGCTCGACCTGGGTTCGACGGCGGCGTGCGACGTGCACGTGGCGGGCGCCATCACCGTGGGCCGGGCGGGGCAGCGACTGGCGCCGCTGGCCGAGATGGCGGCGCTGGGCGTGCGCCTCTTCACCGACGACGGTGCGGGCGTGCAGGACTCGCGGCTCATGCGCCGCGCGCTCGAGTACGCCTCCGCGCTCGACATCACGCTCGCCCAGCACTGCGAGGACGCGGCGCTGGCGAGCGGCGGGCACATGCACGAAGGTGAGTGGTCGAGCCACCTCGGCATCCCCGGCGTTCCGGCCGAGGCCGAGGAGCTGATGGTGCTGCGCGACATCGCGTTGGCGCGGCTGACCGGGACGCGCATGCACTTCCTGCACCTGTCGGTCGCGGCGGCGCTCGACGCGGTGCGCGCGGCCAAGGGCGCGGGCCTGCCCGTCACCGCCGAGGCCGCGCCCCACCACTTCACGCTGGACGACTCGGTCGTCGCGTCGTACGACCCCGTCTTCAAGGTCAACCCCCCGCTGCGCCCGACCGCCGATGTCGAAGCGGTGCGGGTCGCGCTCGGCGACGGCACGCTCGACGCCATCGCCACCGACCATGCGCCCCACACGCAGGAGGACAAGGAGGCACCCTTCGACGAGGCGCCGCCGGGCATGCTCGGGCTCGAGACCGCCCTGGCGCTCGCGCTTACCGAGTTGAGCCTCCCGCTCGAGCGCGTGCTCGCGCTCCTGTCGTGGCAGCCGGCGCGCATCGCAGGCCTCGAGGCCGAGCACGGCGGGCCGGTCGCCGAGGGCCGCCCCGCCCACCTGTGCGTCATCGACCCGGCGACCGTGTGGGTGGTCGAGCCCGAGAAGCTGGCGAGCCGCAGCCGCAACACGCCGTACGGGGGGCGCAAGCTGACCGGCCGCGTGCGCCACACCGTCCTCGGCGGCGAGGCGGTCGTGATCGACGGACAGGCGCAGCGGTGA
- the aroC gene encoding chorismate synthase, giving the protein MLRFLTAGESHGRALMVIVEGLPAGLPLTVEEVQAELARRRLGFGRGPRMRFEQDDVTLVAGVRHGTTLGAPVGILIGNTEWPKWEDEMSPAPGRTERPLTQPRPGHADLAGMQKYGFDDARNVLERASARETAARVAAGTCAKALLARLGVSVLSHVVQLGPVESKAAARPEPHDLARVDESPVRCFDREAEAAMIAEVKAAAKAGDSVGGVVEVLAYGVSVGLGSHVHWDRRLDGLLAQALMSIQAVKGVELGEGFDVAGRRGSEAHDPISWDDASGEYRRDSDRAGGTEGGMSTGALLVARAAMKPLATLNRPVLKTVDVATKEETVSFKERTDVTAVPAMGVVAETMVALVLASEALRKFGGDSVDELVRNRDGFLGALE; this is encoded by the coding sequence ATGTTGAGGTTCCTCACCGCGGGCGAGTCGCACGGACGGGCCCTCATGGTCATCGTCGAGGGCCTTCCCGCGGGCCTGCCCCTCACGGTCGAGGAGGTGCAGGCGGAGCTGGCCCGGCGCCGGCTCGGCTTCGGCCGCGGGCCGCGCATGCGCTTCGAGCAGGACGACGTCACGCTGGTGGCCGGTGTCCGGCACGGCACCACCCTCGGCGCGCCGGTGGGGATCCTCATCGGCAACACCGAGTGGCCCAAGTGGGAGGACGAGATGTCGCCCGCCCCGGGACGCACCGAGCGCCCGTTGACCCAGCCCCGCCCGGGCCACGCCGACCTGGCGGGGATGCAGAAGTACGGCTTCGACGACGCCCGCAACGTGCTCGAGCGGGCGTCGGCGCGCGAGACGGCCGCGCGCGTGGCCGCCGGCACCTGCGCGAAGGCGCTGCTCGCCCGCCTGGGCGTCTCGGTGTTGTCGCACGTGGTGCAGCTCGGCCCGGTGGAGAGCAAGGCGGCCGCCCGGCCCGAGCCGCACGACCTGGCGCGCGTCGACGAGTCACCCGTGCGCTGCTTCGACCGCGAGGCCGAGGCCGCCATGATCGCGGAGGTGAAGGCGGCCGCGAAGGCGGGTGACTCGGTCGGGGGGGTCGTCGAGGTCCTCGCGTACGGCGTGTCCGTCGGCCTGGGCAGCCACGTGCACTGGGACCGTAGGCTCGACGGGCTGCTCGCGCAGGCGCTCATGAGCATTCAGGCGGTGAAGGGCGTCGAGCTCGGTGAGGGCTTCGACGTCGCCGGCCGGCGGGGCTCGGAGGCCCACGACCCCATCAGCTGGGACGATGCCTCGGGGGAGTACCGCCGCGACTCGGACCGCGCCGGCGGCACCGAGGGAGGGATGTCGACGGGGGCGCTGCTCGTCGCGCGCGCCGCCATGAAGCCCCTGGCCACGCTCAACCGTCCGGTGCTCAAGACGGTCGACGTGGCGACCAAGGAGGAGACGGTGTCGTTCAAGGAGCGCACCGACGTCACCGCCGTGCCCGCCATGGGCGTGGTGGCCGAGACGATGGTGGCGCTCGTGCTCGCGTCGGAGGCCCTGCGGAAGTTCGGCGGCGATTCCGTCGACGAGCTCGTGCGCAATCGCGACGGGTTCCTCGGCGCCCTCGAGTGA
- a CDS encoding aspartate carbamoyltransferase catalytic subunit encodes MTGKHLLSIADLGLDEIDEILRLTDSFVEVSERAIPKVPTLRGRTVVSLFFEESTRTRLSFETAAKRLSADTMNFSVSTSSVKKGESLRDTVETIEAMGIDAVVVRHASAGVPWQIARWVDAPVINAGDGWHEHPTQALLDCYTIRQSRGSLAGLRIAIVGDVKHSRVARSNVLAFTGLGAEVTLVAPPTLLPPNLTGWPVAVSHDLDGVLPKADVVYLLRMQKERQIESLLPSLREYTARYGLTRERARLLSDDALVMHPGPMNRGVEIAADVADLPRSMITRQVANGVAVRMAVLFLMLGSTGVGRGA; translated from the coding sequence ATGACAGGCAAGCACCTGCTGTCGATCGCCGACCTCGGGCTCGACGAGATCGACGAGATCCTCCGTCTCACCGACTCCTTCGTCGAGGTGAGCGAGCGGGCGATCCCCAAGGTCCCCACGCTGCGGGGGCGCACGGTCGTCTCGCTCTTCTTCGAGGAGTCGACGCGCACCCGGCTGTCCTTCGAGACCGCGGCCAAGCGGCTGTCGGCCGACACCATGAACTTCTCGGTGTCGACCTCGTCGGTGAAGAAGGGCGAGTCGCTGCGCGACACGGTCGAGACGATCGAGGCGATGGGCATCGACGCGGTCGTCGTGCGCCACGCGTCGGCGGGGGTGCCGTGGCAGATCGCCCGGTGGGTGGACGCGCCGGTGATCAACGCGGGCGACGGCTGGCACGAGCACCCCACCCAGGCCCTGCTCGACTGTTACACGATCCGCCAGTCGCGCGGCTCGCTCGCGGGGTTGCGGATCGCCATCGTCGGCGACGTGAAGCACTCGCGCGTCGCCCGCTCCAACGTGCTCGCCTTCACCGGACTCGGCGCCGAAGTCACGCTGGTCGCGCCACCGACGCTCCTCCCGCCCAACCTCACGGGTTGGCCCGTCGCCGTGAGCCACGACCTCGACGGCGTGCTGCCCAAGGCCGACGTGGTCTACCTCCTGCGCATGCAGAAGGAGCGCCAGATCGAGTCGCTCCTGCCCTCGTTGCGGGAGTACACCGCCCGCTACGGGCTCACGCGCGAGCGGGCGCGGCTCCTGTCCGACGACGCCCTCGTCATGCACCCCGGTCCGATGAACCGCGGTGTCGAGATCGCGGCCGACGTGGCCGACCTGCCGAGGTCGATGATCACCCGGCAGGTGGCCAACGGGGTCGCAGTGCGGATGGCCGTGCTGTTCCTCATGCTCGGGTCGACGGGGGTTGGCCGTGGTGCGTGA
- a CDS encoding aminopeptidase P family protein, with product MATARRADRLRTSLADAGCDALLVTRLVNIRYLTGFTGSAALLLVRADDLVFVTDGRYGEQSAEQLGAAGVAATIEVSTTMTGQQAALQAGATGVQRLGLEAESVTWAQQRRFASDSFPGTELVPTAGLVEGLRGLKDEGEVARVRAAAAAADGALATVLPMLAARPEEREVALALEVEMRRAGASGPSFETIVAAGPNGAKPHARPSTRRIERGELVVIDFGAVVDGYCSDMTRTVCVGEPTSATARRMVEVVTASQRAGVAAVAAGVSGRQVDEACRAVIADAGWADAFVHGTGHGVGLEIHEAPRVSSASTDTLMSGHVVTVEPGVYLPHEGGVRIEDTVIVTDRGCSPLTHAPKDLVVA from the coding sequence ATGGCGACCGCCCGGCGAGCCGACCGGCTGCGCACCTCTCTCGCAGACGCGGGGTGCGACGCGTTGCTCGTCACCCGGCTCGTGAACATCCGCTACCTCACGGGCTTCACGGGGTCGGCGGCGCTGCTGCTCGTGCGGGCGGACGATCTCGTCTTCGTCACGGATGGGCGTTACGGCGAGCAGTCGGCCGAGCAGCTCGGCGCAGCCGGGGTGGCGGCGACCATCGAGGTGTCGACGACCATGACCGGTCAGCAGGCTGCGCTCCAGGCGGGGGCCACGGGGGTGCAGCGGCTCGGGCTCGAAGCGGAGTCCGTGACCTGGGCGCAGCAGCGGCGCTTCGCGTCCGACTCGTTCCCGGGAACCGAGCTGGTGCCGACGGCCGGCCTGGTCGAGGGGCTGCGCGGGCTGAAGGACGAGGGTGAGGTGGCGCGGGTGCGGGCCGCGGCCGCGGCCGCCGATGGCGCGCTGGCGACGGTGCTGCCGATGCTCGCGGCGCGACCCGAGGAGCGGGAAGTGGCGCTCGCGCTCGAAGTCGAGATGCGGCGCGCAGGCGCGTCGGGCCCGTCGTTCGAGACGATCGTGGCTGCGGGTCCCAACGGCGCCAAGCCGCACGCCCGGCCGTCGACCCGGCGTATCGAGCGGGGGGAGCTGGTGGTGATCGACTTCGGCGCGGTCGTCGACGGCTACTGCTCCGACATGACTCGTACCGTGTGCGTCGGAGAGCCCACCTCGGCCACCGCCAGGCGCATGGTCGAGGTCGTGACCGCGAGTCAGCGGGCGGGCGTGGCCGCGGTGGCCGCGGGTGTCTCCGGCAGGCAGGTCGACGAGGCATGCCGTGCGGTGATCGCCGACGCGGGCTGGGCCGACGCGTTCGTCCACGGCACCGGCCACGGCGTCGGCCTCGAGATCCACGAAGCACCCCGGGTCTCGTCGGCCTCGACCGACACGCTGATGTCGGGTCACGTGGTGACCGTCGAGCCCGGCGTCTACCTGCCCCACGAGGGTGGCGTGCGCATCGAGGACACCGTGATCGTGACCGATCGCGGGTGCTCACCGCTCACCCACGCGCCGAAGGACCTCGTCGTCGCGTGA
- the carA gene encoding glutamine-hydrolyzing carbamoyl-phosphate synthase small subunit — protein MSPPRREALLVLGDGTTFEGEAIGAVPPGGVATGEVVFNTVLSGYQEVITDPSYAGQVIAFTYPHIGNYGVSPDDHESRRPHCRGVVVRELARRPSSWRAVDDLGTWLTRHGVPGIAGVDTRRLTRHIREAGAMPCAFGPVGAGADAGVGERELKQAAMDEPGTDGVDLVATVTCEAPYVVDAAAGAERDGYPLHVVAFDYGIKTTILRHLAHVATVEVVPASTAADDVIARAPHGVFLSNGPGDPAAVTYAVDTIRGLLGRVPVFGICLGHQLLARALDGDTFKLKFGHHGGNHPVRRVETGAVEITSQNHNYAVVEGSIAGADVTHVNLNDGVIEGLRCRDVPAFGVQYHPEAGPGPHDARYLFEQFRALMRAGA, from the coding sequence GTGAGCCCGCCGCGGCGGGAGGCGCTGCTCGTCCTGGGCGACGGCACCACGTTCGAGGGCGAGGCGATCGGGGCGGTGCCGCCCGGCGGCGTTGCCACCGGCGAGGTGGTGTTCAACACCGTTCTGTCGGGCTATCAGGAGGTCATCACCGACCCGTCCTATGCGGGCCAGGTGATCGCGTTCACCTACCCGCACATCGGCAACTACGGGGTCAGCCCCGACGACCACGAGAGCCGCCGGCCGCACTGTCGTGGCGTCGTCGTGCGCGAGCTGGCCCGGCGCCCGTCCAGCTGGCGCGCGGTCGACGACCTGGGCACCTGGCTCACGCGCCACGGCGTGCCGGGCATCGCCGGCGTCGACACCCGCCGCCTCACCCGCCACATCCGCGAGGCGGGGGCCATGCCGTGCGCGTTCGGTCCCGTCGGCGCCGGCGCAGACGCCGGCGTGGGCGAGCGAGAGCTGAAGCAGGCGGCGATGGACGAGCCCGGCACCGACGGTGTCGACCTCGTCGCCACCGTCACGTGCGAGGCGCCCTATGTCGTGGACGCGGCGGCGGGAGCCGAGCGCGACGGCTACCCGCTGCACGTCGTCGCCTTCGACTACGGCATCAAGACGACGATCCTCCGCCACCTCGCCCACGTCGCCACCGTCGAGGTGGTGCCCGCCTCGACCGCGGCGGACGACGTGATCGCCCGCGCCCCCCACGGCGTGTTCCTGTCGAACGGTCCGGGCGACCCGGCTGCGGTCACGTACGCGGTCGACACCATCCGGGGGCTGCTGGGCCGGGTCCCCGTCTTCGGCATCTGCCTCGGTCACCAGCTGCTCGCGCGCGCGCTCGACGGTGACACGTTCAAGCTGAAGTTCGGTCACCACGGCGGCAACCACCCGGTACGTCGGGTGGAGACGGGCGCGGTCGAGATCACGAGTCAGAACCACAACTACGCGGTCGTCGAGGGCTCGATCGCGGGTGCCGACGTCACCCACGTCAACCTGAACGACGGTGTGATCGAGGGCCTGCGGTGTCGCGACGTGCCGGCATTCGGGGTGCAGTACCACCCGGAGGCGGGGCCCGGTCCGCACGACGCCCGCTATCTGTTCGAGCAGTTCCGCGCCCTGATGCGAGCGGGCGCGTAA
- a CDS encoding 3-dehydroquinate synthase codes for MITVPVSLDDRSYDVIIGVGARHRLLEVMPMGVHRAAVVTQRGIDVVVDTGLEQRTFLMGDGERAKDLETVEELCRQFSRWGLNRADAIVSVGGGVVTDTVGFAAAVYHRGLPVVHVATSLLAQVDAAIGGKTGVNLPEGKNLVGAFWQPAAVLCDTEVLETLPPREYRSGLGEMAKYAFLGVERLPDLALDEAIAACVRCKAAIVAADERESGLRALLNYGHTLGHALETAGGYDLRHGEAVAVGLVFAAHLAQRVGRIDEARVAEHHAVVGGYDLPTKLPPGATRQLDDLVDLMARDKKARAGHTFVLDGPRGVEVVPDIERDDVVAALKELT; via the coding sequence GTGATCACCGTGCCGGTGTCGCTGGACGACCGCTCCTATGACGTCATCATCGGGGTGGGCGCCCGCCACCGCTTGCTCGAGGTGATGCCGATGGGCGTGCACCGGGCGGCGGTCGTCACCCAGCGGGGCATCGACGTCGTCGTCGACACCGGGCTCGAGCAACGCACGTTCCTCATGGGCGACGGCGAGCGGGCGAAGGACCTCGAGACGGTCGAGGAGCTCTGCCGCCAGTTCTCGCGGTGGGGCCTCAACCGGGCCGACGCCATCGTCTCCGTCGGTGGCGGCGTCGTGACCGACACGGTCGGCTTCGCCGCAGCCGTGTACCACCGGGGCCTGCCGGTCGTGCACGTGGCGACGTCGCTGCTCGCCCAGGTCGACGCGGCCATCGGTGGCAAGACGGGCGTGAACCTTCCCGAGGGGAAGAACCTGGTGGGCGCGTTCTGGCAACCTGCCGCGGTGCTGTGCGACACCGAGGTGCTCGAGACCCTGCCGCCGCGGGAGTACCGCAGCGGCCTCGGCGAGATGGCGAAGTACGCGTTCCTCGGCGTCGAGCGACTCCCCGACCTGGCGCTCGATGAAGCCATTGCCGCGTGCGTCCGCTGCAAAGCCGCGATCGTCGCCGCGGACGAGCGCGAGTCCGGGTTGCGCGCGCTCCTCAACTACGGCCACACGTTGGGCCATGCCCTCGAGACGGCCGGCGGGTACGACCTGCGTCATGGCGAGGCGGTCGCGGTCGGGCTGGTCTTCGCGGCCCACCTCGCGCAGCGCGTCGGTCGCATCGACGAAGCACGCGTCGCCGAGCACCACGCGGTGGTCGGCGGCTACGACCTGCCGACCAAGCTCCCCCCGGGCGCGACCCGACAGCTCGACGACCTGGTCGACCTGATGGCGCGCGACAAGAAGGCGCGGGCCGGGCACACGTTCGTGCTCGACGGGCCGCGCGGCGTCGAGGTCGTGCCCGACATCGAGCGCGACGACGTCGTGGCCGCGCTGAAGGAGCTCACGTGA
- a CDS encoding shikimate kinase, whose amino-acid sequence MSEHRSGAEARSSVQTSGADHVVLVGMMGSGKTRVGRQLAGRLGLAFVDSDEQIERRHGRTVREIFETDGEPAFRRLEAEALAAAVGSPARSVIAAAGGVVLDARNRELLARAGTVVWLRARPEVLATRVGDHDHRPLLGDDALGVLRRLDAERTPLYREVADAVLDVGELSPDEAAARIAELVA is encoded by the coding sequence GTGAGCGAGCACCGAAGCGGAGCGGAGGCGCGCAGCTCGGTCCAAACAAGCGGCGCCGACCACGTCGTGCTCGTCGGGATGATGGGCTCGGGAAAGACCCGGGTGGGGCGGCAGCTGGCCGGCCGCCTGGGCCTGGCGTTCGTCGACAGCGACGAGCAGATCGAGCGCCGCCACGGCCGCACCGTGCGCGAGATCTTCGAGACCGACGGCGAGCCTGCGTTCCGGCGACTGGAGGCGGAGGCGCTCGCCGCGGCCGTCGGGTCGCCCGCGCGCTCGGTCATCGCCGCCGCCGGAGGTGTCGTCCTCGACGCGCGCAACCGGGAGCTGCTCGCTCGGGCGGGCACCGTGGTCTGGCTGCGCGCCCGGCCCGAGGTGCTGGCGACGCGGGTGGGCGACCACGACCACCGGCCGCTGCTCGGCGATGACGCGTTGGGTGTCCTGCGCCGGCTCGACGCCGAGCGCACCCCGCTGTACCGGGAGGTGGCGGACGCCGTCCTCGACGTCGGCGAGCTCTCGCCCGACGAGGCCGCGGCGCGGATCGCGGAGCTGGTGGCGTGA
- the efp gene encoding elongation factor P, protein MAIALPEGLFTVVEFQHVKPGKGGAFVRTKLKNVRTGAVLDRTYRADEKLEQAIIDKREMQYLYREGDESFVFMDNVTYDQLHIEATTLGDAVKYLKPGDTAVLQMYRDEVVGTDLPAAVELAVVQTEPGVQGDRSSAGRKPATVETGLVVQVPLFVNTGDRIKVDTRSGEYLTRA, encoded by the coding sequence ATGGCCATCGCCCTCCCGGAGGGCCTGTTCACCGTGGTCGAGTTCCAACACGTCAAGCCGGGCAAGGGTGGCGCGTTCGTACGCACGAAGCTGAAGAACGTCCGCACCGGGGCGGTGCTCGATCGCACCTATCGGGCCGACGAGAAGCTCGAGCAGGCGATCATCGACAAGCGCGAGATGCAGTACCTCTACCGCGAGGGTGACGAGAGCTTCGTGTTCATGGACAACGTGACCTACGACCAGCTGCACATCGAGGCGACGACGCTCGGCGACGCGGTGAAGTACCTGAAGCCGGGCGACACGGCAGTGCTGCAGATGTACCGCGACGAGGTCGTCGGCACCGACCTTCCGGCCGCGGTCGAGCTCGCGGTCGTCCAGACCGAGCCCGGCGTCCAGGGCGACCGCAGCTCCGCCGGGCGCAAGCCGGCGACGGTCGAGACCGGGCTCGTCGTGCAGGTGCCGCTGTTCGTGAACACCGGCGACCGCATCAAGGTCGACACCCGCTCCGGCGAGTACCTCACGCGGGCATGA